In Rhizophagus irregularis chromosome 26, complete sequence, one genomic interval encodes:
- a CDS encoding uncharacterized protein (SECRETED:cutsite_ATA-GV; SECRETED:prob_0.4039); SECRETED:SignalP(1-20) — MQCWLWTPLGGSVLSTNATAGVHVTEWDFGTIQYNNNTPTPTGCDALNNPAFQILIPIIDAFYDPPTVAVVCTWNSCCLIHRDETYETLMQLITQSMQRLLKNTAIEPAPGRFIFDSNSPANTS, encoded by the exons ATGCAATGTTG GCTGTGGACGCCATTGGGAGGAAGCGTCTTATCTACAAATGCAACAGCAGGAGTACATGTTACCGAG TGGGATTTTGGCAcgatacaatataataataatacaccTACACCTACCGGTTGCGACGCCTTGAATAACCCTGCCTTTCAAATCCTTATTCCAATCATAGATGCTTTCTATGACCCTCCAACCGTTGCAGTTGTATGTACCTGGAACAGTTGTTG TCTAATTCATCGTGATGAG ACTTATGAGACTTTAATGCAGTTAATTACTCAGTCTATGCAGAGATTACTTAAAAATACGGCTATAGAGCCAGCACCTGGaagatttatatttgattCCAATAGCCCTGCGAACACTAGTTAG